The following coding sequences are from one Streptomyces sp. NBC_01485 window:
- a CDS encoding ATP-binding SpoIIE family protein phosphatase produces MNFTRWSARLPGTQRRAAARAEHPVTTTDRRSEGSVPAARAEQLTDEPPPVPAVDELPVREVLDRVPALVALVHGTDHRLAYVNEAYTAAFGVRPCGEPAAEALPELRDLGLMPLLDQALRSGKPRILKSRKAPDGRSYTFTCTPAGEGNGKGTVLIFATDVTDHAEAAERLRTSERRQRETAVTLQRSLLPQELEEPDDLRIAATYQPGGTEAAVGGDWYDVITLGGGRTALVIGDVMGRGVRAAAVMGQLRTAVRAYARLDLPPHEVLQLLDGLAMEIDANQIATCVYAIHDPNEGRLVYASAGHLPILVRDESGAVQRADEPTGPPLGTGGWMHASGSIALGPGSTAVLYTDGLVERRNEDLDEGIAALERALSGATGTPQVVCDRLVRSAGVTADHDDDVAVLVLQHPARTGPDSELFRNAALELLGGVEAAPRARAFASGVLTSWRFPPELHDLGVLAASELVANSLQHGTPPMRLRLRRTDRRLIIEVTDGDDHLPRRRRAEPGDESGRGIAIVATIASNWGSRRTPDGGKAVWCEFVLPKPTE; encoded by the coding sequence GTGAACTTCACGCGCTGGAGCGCCCGGCTCCCCGGAACGCAGCGCCGCGCCGCCGCGCGAGCCGAGCACCCGGTCACCACCACGGACCGGCGGAGCGAAGGCTCCGTACCAGCGGCCCGCGCCGAACAACTCACCGACGAGCCGCCCCCGGTGCCCGCCGTCGACGAACTCCCGGTCCGTGAGGTCCTCGACCGCGTCCCGGCCCTCGTCGCCCTCGTCCACGGCACCGACCACCGCCTGGCCTACGTCAACGAGGCCTACACGGCCGCCTTCGGCGTACGTCCCTGCGGCGAACCGGCCGCCGAGGCCCTCCCCGAACTCCGCGACCTCGGCCTCATGCCCCTCCTCGACCAGGCCCTGCGCAGCGGCAAGCCCCGCATCCTCAAGTCCCGCAAGGCCCCCGACGGCCGCTCCTACACGTTCACCTGCACCCCCGCCGGCGAGGGCAACGGCAAGGGCACGGTGCTGATCTTCGCCACCGACGTCACCGACCACGCCGAAGCCGCCGAACGCCTCAGAACCAGCGAACGCCGCCAGCGCGAGACCGCCGTCACCCTCCAGCGATCCCTCCTCCCCCAGGAGCTCGAGGAGCCCGACGACCTGCGCATCGCCGCCACCTACCAGCCGGGCGGCACCGAGGCCGCGGTCGGCGGCGACTGGTACGACGTCATCACCCTCGGCGGCGGCCGCACGGCGCTGGTCATCGGCGACGTCATGGGCCGGGGCGTCCGCGCGGCAGCCGTCATGGGCCAGCTCCGCACGGCCGTCCGCGCCTACGCCCGCCTCGACCTGCCCCCGCACGAGGTCCTCCAGCTCCTCGACGGCCTCGCCATGGAGATCGACGCCAACCAGATCGCCACCTGCGTGTACGCCATCCACGACCCGAACGAGGGCCGGCTGGTGTACGCCTCGGCCGGCCACCTGCCCATCCTGGTCCGGGACGAGAGCGGCGCGGTCCAGCGCGCCGACGAACCCACCGGCCCGCCGCTGGGCACCGGCGGCTGGATGCACGCCTCCGGCTCGATCGCCCTCGGCCCCGGCTCCACGGCGGTCCTCTACACGGACGGCCTGGTGGAGCGCCGGAACGAGGACCTGGACGAGGGCATCGCCGCCCTCGAGCGCGCCCTGTCCGGCGCGACCGGCACCCCCCAGGTCGTCTGCGACCGCCTCGTCCGCTCGGCCGGCGTCACCGCCGACCACGACGACGACGTCGCCGTCCTCGTCCTCCAGCACCCCGCCCGCACCGGCCCCGACAGCGAGCTGTTCCGCAACGCGGCCCTGGAGCTCCTCGGCGGCGTCGAAGCGGCCCCACGCGCGCGTGCCTTCGCCTCCGGCGTCCTCACCAGCTGGCGCTTCCCGCCCGAGCTGCACGACCTCGGCGTCCTCGCCGCCAGCGAACTCGTCGCCAACTCCCTCCAGCACGGCACCCCGCCCATGCGGCTGCGGCTGCGCCGCACCGACCGCCGCCTGATCATCGAGGTCACCGACGGCGACGACCACCTCCCGCGCCGCCGCCGCGCGGAACCGGGCGACGAGTCAGGCCGCGGCATCGCCATCGTCGCCACGATCGCCTCCAACTGGGGCAGCAGACGCACCCCGGACGGCGGAAAAGCGGTGTGGTGCGAGTTCGTCCTCCCGAAGCCCACGGAGTGA
- a CDS encoding NAD(P)/FAD-dependent oxidoreductase, producing the protein MVKERARILVVGGGYVGMYTALRLQRKLKQELGRGEAEITVVTPDPYMTYQPFLPEAAAGSISPRHVVVPLRRVLPHCRVVVGEVTAVDHAKRTATLTTLATDEEGTGPQQSAYDELVLAPGSVSRTLPIPGLADYAIGFKTVEEAIGLRNHVIEQMDIASSTRDPAIRDAALTFVFVGGGYAGVEALGELEDMARYTTRYYHNVKPEDMKWILVEASDRILPEVGADLGRYTVSELRRRNIDVRLNTRLESCADRTAVLSDGTRLPTRTVVWTAGVRPHPLLAATDLPLDERGRLRCTPELTIDGVTHAWAAGDAAAVPDVTADAPGTETAPNAQHAVRQAKVLADNIARSLRGEPLQTYAHKYVGSVASLGLHEGVAQVYGRKLKGYPAWFMHRAYHLSRVPTFNRKARVLAEWTLSGLFKREIVSLGSLEHPRAEFELAAGGKPSDESSGDPKGSS; encoded by the coding sequence ATGGTGAAGGAACGTGCGCGCATTCTCGTTGTCGGCGGCGGCTACGTCGGGATGTACACGGCCCTGCGGCTCCAGCGGAAGCTGAAACAGGAACTGGGCCGGGGCGAGGCCGAGATCACGGTCGTCACCCCTGACCCGTACATGACCTACCAGCCCTTCCTGCCGGAGGCCGCCGCGGGCTCCATCTCCCCCCGGCACGTCGTCGTGCCCCTGCGCCGCGTCCTGCCGCACTGCCGGGTCGTCGTCGGCGAGGTCACCGCCGTCGACCACGCCAAGCGCACCGCCACCCTCACCACCCTCGCCACCGACGAAGAGGGCACCGGACCCCAGCAGTCGGCGTACGACGAACTCGTCCTCGCGCCCGGCTCGGTCTCCCGCACGCTGCCCATCCCGGGGCTCGCCGACTACGCCATCGGCTTCAAGACCGTCGAGGAGGCCATCGGGCTGCGCAACCACGTCATCGAACAGATGGACATCGCCTCCTCCACCCGCGACCCCGCGATCCGCGACGCCGCCCTGACCTTCGTCTTCGTCGGCGGCGGCTACGCGGGCGTGGAGGCGCTCGGCGAGCTGGAGGACATGGCCCGCTACACCACGCGGTACTACCACAACGTCAAACCCGAGGACATGAAGTGGATCCTGGTCGAGGCCTCCGACCGGATCCTGCCCGAGGTCGGCGCCGACCTGGGCCGCTACACCGTCAGCGAGCTGCGCCGCCGCAACATCGACGTACGCCTGAACACCCGCCTGGAGTCCTGCGCCGACCGCACCGCCGTCCTCAGCGACGGCACCCGCCTCCCGACCCGTACGGTCGTGTGGACCGCCGGCGTCAGACCCCACCCGCTGCTCGCCGCCACCGACCTCCCCCTCGACGAACGAGGTCGGCTGAGATGCACCCCCGAGCTGACCATCGACGGCGTCACGCACGCGTGGGCGGCCGGAGACGCAGCCGCCGTCCCCGACGTCACGGCCGACGCGCCCGGCACGGAGACCGCCCCCAACGCCCAGCACGCCGTCCGCCAGGCCAAGGTCCTCGCCGACAACATCGCGCGCTCACTACGCGGCGAACCCCTCCAGACGTACGCCCACAAGTACGTCGGCTCGGTCGCCTCGCTCGGCCTCCACGAGGGCGTCGCGCAGGTCTACGGGCGCAAGCTGAAGGGCTACCCGGCCTGGTTCATGCACCGCGCCTACCACCTCAGCCGCGTGCCCACCTTCAACCGCAAGGCACGCGTGCTCGCCGAATGGACCCTCTCGGGGCTCTTCAAACGGGAGATCGTCTCCCTCGGATCCCTCGAACATCCCCGCGCGGAGTTCGAACTGGCTGCCGGTGGAAAGCCTTCTGACGAGTCTTCCGGCGACCCGAAGGGGTCGTCCTGA
- a CDS encoding TetR/AcrR family transcriptional regulator: MGVTAAAVGNGRGDGARTAPLRVDAQRNLEHVLRAAREVFGELGYGAPMEDVARRARVGVGTVYRRFPSKDVLVRRIAEEETSRLTDQARAALGQEDEPWSALSRFLRTSVASGAGRLLPPQVLRVGVLEDGAEGAPGDAARVPQQRSQPGGGELRLVPGDGTTATVDDAGAAALLEVVGRLVERAREAGELRADVSVSDVLLVIATAAPSLPDPAQQAAASARLLDILLEGLRSRSS, encoded by the coding sequence ATCGGTGTGACCGCCGCGGCGGTGGGAAACGGACGCGGAGACGGCGCGCGCACAGCGCCGCTGCGCGTGGACGCACAGCGCAATCTCGAACACGTACTACGGGCGGCGCGCGAGGTGTTCGGCGAGCTGGGATACGGCGCGCCGATGGAGGACGTGGCGCGACGCGCGCGGGTCGGCGTCGGCACGGTGTACCGGCGGTTCCCGAGCAAGGACGTCCTGGTGCGGCGGATAGCCGAGGAGGAGACCTCCCGGCTGACCGACCAGGCGCGGGCGGCGCTCGGCCAGGAGGACGAACCGTGGTCGGCGCTGTCGCGCTTCCTGCGGACGTCCGTGGCTTCCGGCGCCGGGCGGCTGCTGCCGCCGCAGGTGCTGCGCGTCGGGGTCCTGGAGGACGGCGCCGAGGGCGCGCCGGGCGACGCGGCGCGGGTGCCGCAGCAGCGGTCCCAGCCGGGCGGCGGCGAGCTTCGGCTCGTCCCGGGCGACGGTACGACGGCCACGGTCGACGACGCCGGGGCGGCGGCGCTGCTGGAGGTCGTGGGCCGGCTGGTGGAGCGGGCACGGGAGGCGGGCGAACTACGCGCCGATGTGTCGGTGTCGGACGTGCTGCTGGTCATCGCGACGGCGGCGCCCTCGCTGCCGGATCCGGCCCAGCAGGCGGCGGCTTCGGCGCGGCTGCTGGACATCCTGCTGGAGGGTTTACGGTCACGGTCTTCGTGA
- a CDS encoding sigma-70 family RNA polymerase sigma factor: protein MSVDGRDESLGSPQVPSQGGRASGPVGGPVGGPVPARVPAAGPVPSADAAEGSVPAQREWRAEGILPPPRDLPPADTDLIGRMRSGDDTAYEELYRRHADAVRRYARTCCRDAHTADDLTAEVFARMLQAVRGGSGPEFAVRAYLLTSVRRVAAGWTQSAKREQLVDDFAVFAAQSARSSDVADDDTLELGADVRAMHEAEQSMAMQAFRSLPERWQAVLWHTEVEDESPSEVAMLFGLDANGTRVLASRAREGLKQAYLQAHVSATLTNDEECAGYADQLGTYARRRLRTRAERGLRKHLEECVKCRLAALQIEEVASSIPAVVPVAVIGWFGVAGYAKAVALIAGGAGAGAAAAASGSSGGAGAGGGGAMASEGLGAPVKAGIAAGVVTVGAAVVALALVGHGNPAKQPEARPPASAPAPVARPEEPTPTPTRAAEPEPEPPVIIPAAAPTPTPTPRPTPTPTPTPKPTPTPPPTPTPAPTPTPTPTPTPPPAPVVYPLSELSFDVTGDGSGPEIRLGGSSWVWQRYGGLSIADRHYGRGVTVRGDSSVTVDLNRECASYDALVGVDDLTMKLGKVAFSVYADGDRLWSSGVVRGGDPAVPVHVNLTGHTTVRLVVEPHSAFDSVALADWAESKFTCS, encoded by the coding sequence ATGAGCGTTGACGGTCGGGACGAGTCACTCGGTTCACCGCAGGTGCCGAGCCAGGGCGGACGCGCGAGCGGTCCGGTGGGCGGTCCGGTGGGCGGTCCGGTGCCGGCTCGGGTGCCCGCCGCGGGGCCCGTTCCGTCGGCCGACGCGGCGGAGGGCAGTGTTCCGGCGCAGCGTGAGTGGCGGGCCGAGGGCATCCTGCCACCGCCGCGGGACCTGCCGCCGGCCGACACCGACCTGATCGGCCGGATGCGCTCGGGCGACGACACGGCGTACGAGGAGCTGTACCGGCGTCACGCCGACGCCGTGCGCCGCTACGCCCGCACCTGCTGCCGGGACGCACACACCGCCGACGACCTCACCGCCGAGGTCTTCGCCCGCATGCTCCAGGCGGTGCGCGGCGGTTCGGGGCCGGAGTTCGCCGTACGCGCCTATCTGCTCACCTCCGTGCGGCGGGTCGCCGCCGGGTGGACGCAGTCGGCGAAGCGGGAGCAACTCGTCGACGACTTCGCGGTGTTCGCCGCGCAGTCCGCCCGCTCCTCCGACGTCGCCGATGACGACACGCTGGAACTGGGCGCCGACGTGCGCGCGATGCACGAGGCCGAGCAGTCCATGGCCATGCAGGCCTTCCGCTCGCTGCCCGAGCGCTGGCAGGCGGTGCTGTGGCACACCGAGGTCGAGGACGAGTCGCCGAGCGAGGTCGCGATGCTCTTCGGCCTCGACGCCAACGGCACGCGCGTGCTCGCCAGCCGCGCCCGCGAGGGCCTCAAGCAGGCCTACCTCCAGGCCCACGTCAGCGCCACCCTCACCAACGACGAGGAGTGCGCCGGCTACGCCGACCAGCTCGGCACCTACGCCCGCCGCCGGCTGCGCACCCGCGCCGAACGGGGGCTGCGCAAGCACCTGGAGGAGTGCGTCAAGTGCCGGCTGGCCGCCCTGCAGATCGAGGAGGTCGCCAGCAGCATCCCCGCCGTCGTGCCGGTCGCGGTCATCGGCTGGTTCGGCGTCGCCGGGTACGCCAAGGCGGTCGCGCTCATCGCCGGCGGTGCCGGAGCGGGGGCGGCAGCGGCGGCGAGCGGTTCCTCGGGCGGGGCGGGCGCCGGGGGCGGCGGCGCGATGGCCTCGGAGGGGCTGGGCGCGCCGGTGAAGGCCGGTATCGCGGCCGGGGTGGTCACGGTGGGGGCCGCCGTGGTGGCCCTCGCGCTCGTCGGCCACGGCAACCCGGCCAAGCAGCCCGAGGCCAGACCCCCGGCGTCCGCGCCGGCGCCGGTCGCTCGGCCCGAGGAGCCGACGCCCACACCGACGCGGGCGGCGGAACCCGAGCCGGAACCTCCGGTGATCATCCCGGCGGCCGCCCCGACGCCGACCCCCACCCCCAGGCCGACGCCCACACCGACGCCGACCCCCAAGCCCACCCCGACTCCGCCCCCCACACCGACTCCGGCTCCGACGCCCACCCCGACCCCCACGCCCACGCCGCCGCCAGCCCCGGTCGTCTACCCGCTGAGCGAGCTGTCCTTCGACGTCACCGGCGACGGGAGCGGGCCCGAGATCCGGCTCGGCGGCAGCAGTTGGGTGTGGCAGCGGTACGGCGGGCTGTCCATCGCGGACCGGCATTACGGGCGCGGGGTGACCGTGCGCGGCGACTCCTCCGTCACCGTCGATCTCAACCGGGAGTGCGCCTCCTACGACGCGCTCGTCGGCGTCGACGACCTGACGATGAAGCTCGGCAAGGTCGCCTTCTCCGTCTACGCCGACGGCGACCGGCTCTGGTCGTCCGGGGTGGTCAGGGGCGGCGACCCGGCCGTACCCGTCCATGTGAACCTCACCGGCCACACGACCGTGCGCCTGGTGGTCGAGCCGCACAGCGCCTTCGACTCGGTGGCCCTCGCGGACTGGGCGGAGTCCAAGTTCACCTGCTCGTAG
- a CDS encoding BTAD domain-containing putative transcriptional regulator: MRYRILGVTRTEDDQGIAVPIPGARLRALLTALALRPGHPTTPETLIDEVWADTPPQDAPAALQALIGRLRRAVGKDTVTSAPGGYRLAATEDDVDLFVFERLVRQGTEALRQGDAPAAARTLDDALALWRGPALADLPDRTPATRPEALHLEATRTRAETDLLLGRAREAVPRLTELTAAHPYDEPLHALLIRALRDTGRDADALAAYETARRALADGLGTDPGPRLRALHTELLNPPEPSHRPELLKRLEPTHPPTPLTPLQLPERTGNIRPRLTSFVGREPELDAIRSELHRARLVTLTGPGGSGKTRLAEEAAAGLPQAWLAELAPLDRPEAVPGAVVSALGLRETVLLTTDLVTSQDDPVALLVEYCAPRSQLLILDNCEHVIGAAAALAETLLTRCPELTILATSREPLGVPGESVRPVEPLLPDQAHRLFKERAAAVRPTAAAALRDRDEAAIAEICRRLDGLPLAIELAAARLRLLTPRQIADRLDDRFRLLTSGSRTVLPRQQTLRAVVDWSWDLLDDPERTLLRELSVFAGGWDLEAAEAVCTGPVADLVGALVDKSLVVAAPCERHGGGDMRYRMLETIHEYATERAAELPQSRAAAERRHRAWVRALVERADPLLRSAEQLPWISRLETELDNIRVGLQRTLMAGDEEEAAAVCLAAGWFWWLRNHRHEGAEWTDRTLRLGTVLDTLRPSRPNNTPAPTSAPKPTRHSLTVPVDLAARMAAVDPVDAFLDAPTPTPTPALPGDGDGDPRHVRRMNLRMLHLFLLSESEPTDVVADPRHREYLARLRAGYEPGGPQAAVMPGLIWPLTSFQMRDTLDVRSILDTAVANCRIYGGDWEVGCTLMFRTHMAVDSPGGLRGVDDDLAELRVLSLRVGDRWMRAQVCGAAGEAEMARGRFTEAEREYREALRLAYEVGAHTESPFLIARLAEIAYRSGDPDGATAALDEASSAADRYGVADVRAFVLLLRAHIALYEGEFAHARVLCDRSRVAAGQGTPPPQFSAALAAIDADLTAIECGPAHGLPMFADTLRQAMADQCAEAVTSSIVDGAADLLAQLGDFPRAARLLAAADGLRGPHPRPAPEHTRAERAEAAARETLGTERYAAERTRGTAMTVTDALHELTQAVRDHPAQPPDTTSAVGTAGTANTRGTAGAPAPQAPTSR; encoded by the coding sequence GTGCGGTACAGAATCCTGGGTGTCACCCGGACAGAGGACGACCAGGGCATCGCCGTACCCATCCCCGGCGCCCGCCTCCGCGCCCTTCTCACCGCCCTGGCCCTCCGCCCAGGCCACCCCACCACCCCCGAAACCCTCATCGACGAGGTCTGGGCCGACACCCCGCCCCAGGACGCCCCCGCCGCCCTCCAGGCCCTGATCGGCCGTCTCCGCCGTGCCGTCGGCAAGGACACCGTCACCTCCGCCCCCGGCGGTTACCGTCTCGCCGCGACCGAGGACGACGTCGACCTCTTCGTCTTCGAGCGACTCGTACGCCAGGGCACCGAAGCCCTGCGGCAGGGCGATGCCCCCGCCGCCGCCCGCACCCTCGACGACGCCCTCGCCCTGTGGCGCGGCCCCGCCCTCGCCGACCTTCCCGACCGCACCCCGGCCACCCGCCCCGAGGCCCTGCACCTGGAGGCCACCCGCACCCGCGCCGAGACGGACCTCCTCCTCGGCCGCGCCCGCGAGGCCGTACCCCGCCTGACGGAACTGACCGCCGCGCACCCCTACGACGAACCGCTGCACGCCCTCCTCATCCGCGCCCTGCGCGACACCGGCCGCGACGCCGACGCCCTCGCCGCGTACGAGACCGCCCGCCGCGCCCTCGCCGACGGCCTCGGCACCGACCCGGGCCCCCGCCTCCGCGCCCTGCACACCGAACTCCTGAACCCTCCGGAACCGTCCCACCGCCCCGAACTCCTGAAGCGCCTCGAACCGACCCACCCCCCAACTCCGCTCACCCCCCTCCAACTCCCCGAACGCACCGGCAACATCCGTCCGCGGCTTACCTCTTTCGTGGGCCGGGAACCTGAGCTCGACGCCATCCGTTCCGAATTGCACAGGGCCCGTCTCGTCACGCTCACCGGACCGGGCGGCTCTGGAAAGACCCGTCTCGCCGAGGAAGCCGCCGCCGGGCTCCCGCAGGCGTGGCTGGCCGAGCTGGCGCCGCTCGACCGGCCGGAGGCGGTGCCGGGCGCGGTGGTCAGTGCCCTCGGTCTGCGCGAGACCGTGCTGCTGACGACCGACCTGGTGACCTCGCAGGACGACCCGGTCGCCCTGCTCGTCGAGTACTGCGCCCCGCGCAGCCAACTCCTGATCCTTGACAACTGCGAACACGTCATCGGCGCGGCCGCCGCCCTCGCCGAGACCCTCCTCACCCGCTGCCCAGAGCTCACGATCCTCGCCACCAGCCGTGAACCCCTGGGCGTCCCCGGCGAGTCGGTCCGCCCGGTCGAGCCCCTCCTCCCCGACCAGGCGCACCGCCTCTTCAAGGAGCGCGCCGCCGCCGTACGCCCCACCGCGGCCGCCGCCCTGCGGGACCGGGACGAGGCGGCGATCGCGGAGATCTGCCGGCGGCTGGACGGTCTGCCGCTCGCCATCGAGCTGGCCGCGGCCCGGCTCCGGCTGCTCACCCCGCGCCAGATCGCCGACCGCCTCGACGACCGTTTCCGCCTCCTCACCTCGGGCAGCCGCACGGTCCTGCCCCGCCAGCAGACCCTGCGTGCCGTCGTCGACTGGTCCTGGGACCTGCTCGACGACCCGGAGCGCACCCTGCTGCGCGAGCTGTCCGTGTTCGCGGGCGGCTGGGACCTGGAGGCCGCGGAGGCCGTGTGCACCGGCCCCGTCGCGGACCTCGTCGGGGCGCTCGTCGACAAGTCCCTGGTCGTGGCGGCCCCGTGCGAGCGGCACGGCGGCGGGGACATGCGCTACCGCATGCTGGAGACGATCCACGAGTACGCCACCGAACGCGCCGCCGAACTCCCGCAGTCCCGCGCGGCGGCCGAACGGCGACACCGCGCGTGGGTGCGCGCCCTCGTCGAGCGGGCCGATCCACTGCTGCGCTCCGCCGAGCAACTCCCCTGGATCTCCCGCCTGGAGACCGAGCTGGACAATATCCGCGTGGGCCTCCAGCGCACCCTCATGGCAGGCGACGAGGAGGAGGCCGCCGCCGTCTGCCTCGCCGCGGGCTGGTTCTGGTGGCTGCGGAACCACCGCCACGAGGGCGCCGAATGGACCGACCGCACCCTGCGCCTGGGCACGGTCCTGGACACACTCCGGCCCTCCCGCCCGAACAACACCCCCGCCCCCACCTCCGCCCCCAAGCCCACCCGCCATTCCCTCACCGTCCCCGTCGACCTCGCCGCCCGCATGGCCGCCGTCGACCCCGTGGACGCCTTCCTCGACGCGCCCACACCCACACCCACGCCCGCGCTTCCGGGGGACGGCGACGGCGACCCCCGTCACGTGCGGCGGATGAACCTGCGGATGCTGCACCTGTTCCTGCTGTCGGAGTCCGAGCCGACGGACGTCGTGGCGGACCCGCGCCACCGGGAGTACCTCGCCCGCCTGCGCGCCGGCTACGAGCCGGGCGGCCCGCAGGCGGCGGTGATGCCCGGTCTGATCTGGCCGCTGACGTCCTTCCAGATGCGGGACACGCTGGACGTCCGGAGCATCCTGGACACGGCCGTCGCCAACTGCCGTATCTACGGCGGCGACTGGGAAGTCGGCTGCACGCTGATGTTCCGCACGCACATGGCCGTCGACTCACCCGGCGGACTGCGCGGCGTGGACGACGACCTGGCGGAGCTGCGGGTGCTCAGCCTGCGCGTCGGCGACCGCTGGATGCGGGCCCAGGTGTGCGGCGCGGCCGGCGAGGCGGAGATGGCGCGCGGCCGCTTCACGGAGGCGGAACGCGAGTACCGCGAGGCGCTGCGACTCGCCTACGAGGTCGGGGCCCACACGGAGTCGCCGTTCCTCATCGCCCGGCTCGCGGAGATCGCCTACCGCTCGGGCGACCCCGACGGCGCCACGGCGGCGCTGGACGAGGCGAGCAGCGCCGCCGACCGCTACGGCGTGGCGGACGTCCGGGCGTTCGTCCTGCTGCTGCGCGCCCACATCGCGCTGTACGAGGGCGAGTTCGCCCACGCGCGCGTGCTCTGCGACCGGAGCCGTGTGGCGGCGGGGCAGGGCACACCGCCGCCCCAGTTCTCGGCCGCGCTGGCCGCGATCGACGCGGACCTCACGGCCATCGAGTGCGGTCCCGCGCACGGTCTGCCGATGTTCGCCGACACGCTGCGCCAGGCGATGGCCGACCAGTGCGCCGAGGCCGTCACCTCGTCGATCGTGGACGGCGCGGCGGACCTGCTGGCCCAGCTCGGGGACTTCCCGCGCGCGGCCCGACTCCTCGCGGCCGCCGACGGGCTGCGCGGCCCCCACCCGCGCCCCGCCCCGGAGCACACCCGGGCCGAACGAGCCGAGGCCGCGGCCCGAGAGACACTGGGCACCGAGCGCTACGCGGCCGAGCGAACCCGCGGCACTGCCATGACGGTGACCGACGCCCTGCACGAACTCACGCAGGCCGTGCGCGACCACCCCGCCCAACCACCGGACACGACCAGCGCAGTCGGCACAGCGGGCACAGCGAACACACGGGGCACAGCGGGTGCCCCCGCCCCGCAAGCCCCTACGAGCAGGTGA